The DNA window CCAGATGAACTCATAATTTATGGCTCAAAGGATACCCAGGATTGAAAAGAACCTTCAATACTTTCCACCAAGGGATGGTACTATAAGGGAGACATTCTCTCTGGGCGATCAGACCACCACACCATAGTTGGTTATCATAGGCACAACTACGCATAGAGAAAAGTCTTGAGGTCACCAGCTCATAGCCAACACCAATGACGTAAAACTCCCCCCCGTTCAATTCCAAATGAAAAATGATGGTCACACTCAACTCGAGGTTTATCATCTTCATCATTAACTGACACATCACCCCAGAGAAGGAAAAGATATGACATTGACGCTCCAACTCCTGTGTGAAAGAAGAACCTGTTGTTTGTTGCATTCTCGACAACATATTTTTGAGGTATTTGGAGAAGCCTCTAAAGATGCAGAGTCATGATGGGACCGATTATCCAAACAAACATGACGAGCATATAGATAACAAGATGGATTACTACCATGACCAAGGGGTGGTGAAGTAGAAGTTCTTCGCACTAACCCTGGCCAATACCGTAATTATATGGTCCAAAatacttgcaaatgaaagtataGATTCCTTGAAGGATTTGTGTGCCATCATCACTGCCTAATTTACCACCCGAAAGCGGCAAGCCATGACCATGGTCGTACTCAACAGGGTTGCGTATGACTGACTAAAATGTTGAATATTCAAGAAAGGGTTAAGACTATATTACATGTTCAGTGAGAAGTTGGGGCTTGAAGGAGCCTGTAATTTAAGTGATTTGTTGAATATAGCGCAACCTTATATCATTTAATAAGAAAAGCTCTTggtcgaagaagaagaagaagaaagaggtcAGTGAGTTGGGAATTATGTATAAGATCAGGCTCTAGCAAGACATAACAATTATCGTAGAGAAGCCAGAGACCATGGACCCCGATCCAAGTTCACTGCTTACACTTCCTTGAACACTTCGAAGGAGAAAATTTGGAAAGATTATGCTAACACCAATTTTAAGAAAATCAGGATCAAGAACCCCAACCAATAAGGGAATCATTTAGGATGGACAAGTCCATATATTGTCGTTTTAACAAGAGTCGCGGTCATAACACAAATGAATTCATTCATATAAAAGAGCTTTTGCTGAGTACGCAAGGGATGGTGGCGGAAAAGAGGTCGGAACCATAAGAGAGGAGCTTTTTGCAAGCTTTTAATGGCAATCTAACCCTCCTCTAGGGGTAATATCAAGCTTAGCTGATGGTCACCATGGGAGAAGGAAGAAACACTCGGATGGTTAACATGCAATTTCGGGTGGTTCCATGCAAAAATGGGTGGTTAACATGCATGGATCTTGCCATATCTCTTAAGCAGATTCCATCCAAAGTATAATTTCATCAATTTCAGTTTTGATTGAATTGTTGATCCATGTCACAACCATGGAATTACACTTATCCTAGACCATGGCGGTGCAGTTGGAGTTGGTTGGGCGAATTATGGTTTCATCGATGATCCTTAATTTGTTTTTCGATCTAAGAGCAACTTTGACTAATCTAGACCAAGAATGGTAGTTATTGTTGGTTAAAGACAGTGAAATGATGACATGGCCAGGGCTATCAGAGGGATGAATGAAGAATGGGTCAAGCATATTAGTTTGATAGTTGTGATGCATATTAGGGTTAAGGTTTAGTAGTATGTTATTGTTGGTTTGTTTCAGGGATTGATGATGAGTGTGTGGAGAGGTGGGCAGCGTGTCGGTGTCATCTTCAACTACACTGTCAAAGGTGGCCATTGTTGGAGGTAGGAAGAATTTGTGGGAAGATTTTTCTGGGTTTGTGAaagggaaagagaagagaaaatgaAGATGGAGATGACAACgtgaaaaatgaatgaaaaagataGGCAAGAGTCTTACCAAAGGATGAGAGGATAATGAAAAACCCGATGAGCCAATAATAAAGAGACATGTGGTAGATAGGGTGGATAGGTGACAGAGTTATCACAGAAGTACTTTCTATACCATGTTAACTTGTGGTCATCACAAGCTCCACGATGCagaaatgaaaaatataatcCAATATAATAATTGATTCATTGATACATGTGCAACTACAAACTTAGAAATAGCTCTAACTAAAATCTTAACCAACCAACTAACTAAATTACAAGTAAACTAACTTACAATTTAACAATTCACAAACTATTCATCcaataattttatcaaacactacGTGTTTAATCAAGTAACTTATCTACCGTCAACAAATTTATCAACTATTTGCTATAAATTCATTTGTAATATAAACTGACCTACAAGTTATCTGATATTCTTTCCccaaacaaatattcaaatatattttacAGATGCACTCTTTGTTTTCTTAAACAGACCTAACAAATACAACCGCTATTTAattctgaagttttttttttcaggatTAATTCTAAAGTTTTCAACAAACCAGAACCAGTCTCAATCAAAATGTATTGAGACATGTTAGATAGAAAGAAACTCCGCCCATTGCTAATTATTGACTGCCGTTTTAAGTTGGTTTGTGTACTCTTTTGCTTggaacaagttttgaaaaacgtATGCTTGTAAAATTAAAAGTGAGCAGGTCATGGTTATAATGTTCTTTTACAAAAATGATGAGCAGGTAATAATTTTATGTTGAGGTTTTAAAACAGAAAGATAATGCAACacaatgcaaaaataaaataaaaaatgcagcAATGATTTTTTGTTGTCATGGTAAAGGTCAACAACAATTAATCAAATTGGTAATAGCAAGTGAAAGAAACACTCCACTGTTAGTTTTACCTGGCATATCTAGATAGTACTACTCTTGCCTTTCATTTTCTTCTACTTCTAGGTGAGTCTTTTTAAAGATTTACATTCTCAATTATTTTGTTGTTATCCTGTGTTTAGATTCAAGCGGTTATGAAGTTTTCCATTTTAAGGAGGAAACAATAGACAAATTATGTCACTTTCTCAACTCATCAGGCACCTTTCTTCTTTTGGTCTTTTATAGCTTTGACCTCTTTAGTAAGCATTCTCGGAGCTATGGCCATAGCCATTAACTCTTGGAAGAGTAGCTTGCAGGCATATGGGATGTAGACCTACATAGACAACCAGAAACCAAAACGAGATACTATAATTCAGCACAAGCAGAAAACACCTTAGACTTTCATATGGATTATAGAGTGCAAGAAAAGATATATGATCATTCACCTGAACAATGTCAGTTTTGTTTTTGCAGCCCTTGCATTCAAAAGAAGTCTTCTTCAGATTTGCAATAGCTATGATCCCACAGCGTTCGCACACATGGACCCTATATGCATCACTTTGATCAAACAATCTTTCCTTTAGGAAGTGAGCAGCTCCATGGGCTATCATGCAATCACGCTCCATCTCTCCAAATCGAAGACCTCCATCTCGTGAGCGCCCCTCAGCAGGTTGCCTTGTAAGAATCTGCACGGGACCTCGTCCACGAGAATGGATCTTGTCATCCACCATATGCTTCAATCTTTGGTAATAGGTAGGGCCAAGGAAAATCATTGCACTGAGACGCCTCCCTGTATGACCATTGTACATTGTCTCAAAACCTCGCATTTGGTACCCACATTTGTGTAGAGCTTTGCTGATATTGTCCACCTGCATTACAGTAGCAAAATATCATCAGAGTTTTAAGTAGGCAAAAAAGACATCTTGAACTTAATCCATAAAGCAAGATTTCTACCATGATTTTCTAAATGGACAAATAGAGGAATCACTTTGACTAAATCCTTTTAAAAAAGATAGAATCTATACATCATTATTAGACACTTTCCCAGTGATTTCTCAAATAAATTACTTTTGAGTTCATAGTTGAATGCTGAATGGCCCATTGTTAAGCTCTGGGTCTATGGTGTTCTATATCTATACCAAATTCCCTATGTCTACTGCTAGAGCCTAGAGCACATATGTCGGCAAGTGGAACGGTAAATGATAACGACTTATAGTTATAAGATCCAATAGAAGCAGCTGAAAGTAGCTTACTTATGCAAGCAGTTTTCCAATTTCTTACAAGCATTTGatgttaaaaaaacaaaaaattgccgAAAGAATGCTACTTACAGTAACATCTGTGAAGGGAGTAGCATCCCCTTCTTTTCCCATGTGTGCTGCAACCTTACCCATGATACACTCAATAAGCTGACCAATTGTCATTCTGGAAGGTATAGCATGTGGATTGACAATAATATCAGGGGTGATGCCTTCCACAGTCCAGGGCATGTCTTCTTGTGTATAAGTCATACCGACTGTCCCCTTCTGACCATGTCTACTACTGAATTTGTCACCAATCTGTGGTATTCGAACAGATCTCACCCTTACTTTCACGAATCTCAACCCATCAGCATTTGTTGTCAATAGAACCTACAAAATAGGAAATCCATAAAACCAACAGCAAAAGTAATGCCAGGAATtcaatatttttgtatattaatatGTTCTTCATTTCAGATGTAGTCActttgttttcataaaataacttattttgtaactaaaaacctTCCCTTCATTACGATCTCCTAATATAGGCTCAACTAAATTTGTAACACATGAAAGTAAATATATACTACAAAACATACTTGATCAACAATTCCATTTTCACTATGACGTAAACTTATGCTGTGATCACGTTTTGAATAGCGGGCAGCTTGTCCTTGAGCCTCCTCTTGAGATAAAGGAGTGGTTTTTCCGATGATAACATCCTCGCCAGACACTCTTGTGCCCTGTTTCATAGTAATAAATTGCTACATTTAGTATATAATTTCACTATCAGGCATGTTATTTAGGATGTTGCCAAAACTTATGCTTACAGGTGGAGCAAGACCATCATCATCCAACTTTTCATAAGAACCATGCCTCATACCCTGCAAAACAAAACTAGGTTATAACCTGCCAAATAGCAAATAAACTTATAAGAGCCAAAATTTTCACCATGGTGCTAGCTCTATCCGGCCGACCAAAATCTTCTTTGACAAGGGTTCCCATTTTCTTCTCTTCATCTCTGTAGAAGTTTACAAATGCAACATATCACACAAAAATCACAAGCATGTCGATAAAAAGGAGAAAAAATTCAATTAACTTGGGCCACATACACACCTGTATGAACGGAAAAATAGAGACCGAAAGAAGCCACGGTCTATTGATGATTGGTTCATGATGACAGAATCTTCTTGATTATAACCAGAATAACATGAAATGGCCACAATGGCATTCTAAGACAGAAGACGTAAattatattagaaatattatttacCGTATCAACATAATCAAAATCACATATATATAAAGGAGGCCCAAATTTACAATTCCAGCAGGTAGTTGACGAAAATGAAGATGTTCCATGGCTCTTGTAGTGACTAGAGGCTTTTGAGGATAGTACAATACATAGGCCAGGGTATCCTAAGCAATGAAACAAAAGAATCAAGTATAGCACACTACAAGAATAGGCACACTTCTAATCATTTAAACAAGTGAACATTACCATTCGAAACTGATAGTTGGTAACATATATTCCCATTGCTTGTTTTCCCATTGCAGACTGGTACGTATTACGGGGGGACTGATTGCACCACCAAATGTAAGAGATTAATCACATATACTAATCAAACTGAGTACAAAGTAAAATACCAATACTTACCTGATTATGATCAGGAAATGGTATGATGGAAGCACATACACCCAAAATCAGCGATGGATGGATTTCACAGTGAGTGTAAGTATCAGAATATGCTTCACCTGAATTGAgccttgcttgtacaagatccTGTTATATTTATCAAATAATCATATTTTTAGTGGCTGTACATATTCATCATTTGCATTTATGTATTCATAAAGGGTATAAACTTCTGCAAATTTAGAATTATAATACTGACATTAATTGTCATGGAAATCATAGTAGTCTCTTCCTCTTCGGTGTCAATATATTCTACAAATCCCTTGGATACAAGATCATTCCATCCACCATCGTCAGGGGATTCCTGAAGAAATGGAAAAACAATTTAAGTAACTACTGAAACAACAATCCGATGCATTACAGTTAATACTTGTTACTTACCCTCTGCTGTAAAGAAAGGATGTCCTTCTTCTTTATGAGAAGCCTTTGTTTATCCACAATGAATAAAGGACGACTGCAGCGACCATAATCTGTATATATGCGCAGTTCTTTGAGACGAATATCTCTAACAACCCCAACTTCAGTATTAACATCAACCTGCACGATATGAAAGCCATCAGCACTGAACTACAATCAATACAGATCGTGaccaaacaaataaataattccaAACAATCAACtcccaaaataaaatcaataaatattGAATGGGGTGGCTCAATAAAGATGTGATCAACATagcaattatttaaaaatttggcCAATATTATAGTTTCCATCTAAAAGATGTAATATGATAAATACTTCTATACAAAATGAGTGTCTTCAGAACCAGGAgaaaagaaatggatgatgatttCTTCTTCCATTATGGTTAAAAGATACCGTTGCCATTTATCTTACTTGTAATAATAGTCCATCTATGCAAGAATTGAATTCTCTCCAAATATCTCACCCAAGAGAATATTCTAATAAGGTCCTTGTTAAAGGCCTTTGTGAAGAGGTCAGAAACAGAAAAcactaattaataaatataaactaCTTTTAAAAAACGTTTCATTTAatgcaattaaattttaaaaaactgtattttccaataaataaattcaattttaattcctTAACCAATGCCTCTAAAGCATACAATGATATTTGTATACTGATCACATATCATTCTCTTATAAGGCATACAATGATGCATAAAATATTGCAATATCATGTTCCAATGAGATTACATGTACTACATTatgctatttttattttttgagagGGTTGCTACTTCAAACACCTTTTGGACTGTCAACAAAATCAGAAAAGTAAAATGAAGTGTTACCCGACGTCTCAGCTTTCTCAATGTTTTAACTAACATATCAGGGTCACGATGAATGCCCATCCAGCAACCATTTACGAAAATTTTTGTAGCTTGGGGAATCACCGCAGGAGAAATTTCCTACATGGgtgaaaataagaaaatttaTACAGACCATACAGATAATGAAACAATAATCTTATGCAGGAAATCCCAAGCACCTCAAAATTTTCTGTACCCCATTCTTCTAAAAACTCCAGAATTGGATATGCTGCAGAACCAACTGTTATGTAGACCATCAGGGCCAGATTCTTCACCAGTCCACAGGCCTGAATAATAGCCCAATCACACCCATAAATACCACATAGACGAATTCCTCATAACAAGTAGTAATGTAGGAAGCTTGACAAGAAAAATACTAACTTGTCCTTCGGGTGTTTCTGCAGGACACATCATTCCCCATTGTGAATTATGCAGCTGTCTTGGTTTGGCCAACTTCCCTGAAATAAAGGAAGAAgagaaacaataaaataatacaacttcGACAAAcattattccaaaaaaaaaaaaaacagtgccAACTCTGAATCTAAACTCCTAAATAAATAGTAGAGAACATATTACCATATTGCATTGATTTTTATTAAGGTAGGAAAAATATGGACAAAGGGGATGAAAAGATTGAAGGTTGAGTCATGTTTAAATAGGATGAGTCAAGCAATTACCTTCACGTCCTATGGGAGAATTTAATCTTCGCAAGTGAGATAAAGTGGATGCGTAAGTTAAGCGATTTAGCACCTGAAGCATAGAGACAAAAGGTTAAGTGTCAATGTCCTTTAGACGACAAGGAGCAC is part of the Vicia villosa cultivar HV-30 ecotype Madison, WI linkage group LG2, Vvil1.0, whole genome shotgun sequence genome and encodes:
- the LOC131652441 gene encoding DNA-directed RNA polymerase II subunit RPB2-like encodes the protein MDLDEAQEYDPEMMNEDDDNDEEEITQEDAWAVISSYFEAKGLVRQQLDSFDEFIQNTMQEIVDESADIEIRPESQHNPGHQSDYNETVYKISFGQIYLSKPMMTESDGGTATLFPKAARLRNLTYSAPLYVDVSKRVIRKGHDGEHTAEAQDFTKVFIGKVPIMLRSSYCTLFQNSEKDLTELGECPYDQGGYFIVNGSEKVLIAQEKMSTNHVYVFKKRQPNKYAFVAEVRSMSESQNRPPSTMFVRMLARASSKGGSSGQYIRATLPYVRTEIPIIIVFRALGFVADKDILEHICYDFSDTQMMELLRPSLEEAFVIQNQQVALDYIGKRGANVGVTKEKRIKHAKDILQREMLPHVGVGEYCETKKAYYFGYIIHRLLLCALGRRAEDDRDHYGNKRLDLAGSLLGGLFRNLFKKLTRDVRGYVQKCVDNGKDVNLQFAIKAKTITGGLKYSLATGNWGQANAAGTRAGVSQVLNRLTYASTLSHLRRLNSPIGREGKLAKPRQLHNSQWGMMCPAETPEGQACGLVKNLALMVYITVGSAAYPILEFLEEWGTENFEEISPAVIPQATKIFVNGCWMGIHRDPDMLVKTLRKLRRRVDVNTEVGVVRDIRLKELRIYTDYGRCSRPLFIVDKQRLLIKKKDILSLQQRESPDDGGWNDLVSKGFVEYIDTEEEETTMISMTINDLVQARLNSGEAYSDTYTHCEIHPSLILGVCASIIPFPDHNQSPRNTYQSAMGKQAMGIYVTNYQFRMDTLAYVLYYPQKPLVTTRAMEHLHFRQLPAGINAIVAISCYSGYNQEDSVIMNQSSIDRGFFRSLFFRSYRDEEKKMGTLVKEDFGRPDRASTMGMRHGSYEKLDDDGLAPPGTRVSGEDVIIGKTTPLSQEEAQGQAARYSKRDHSISLRHSENGIVDQVLLTTNADGLRFVKVRVRSVRIPQIGDKFSSRHGQKGTVGMTYTQEDMPWTVEGITPDIIVNPHAIPSRMTIGQLIECIMGKVAAHMGKEGDATPFTDVTVDNISKALHKCGYQMRGFETMYNGHTGRRLSAMIFLGPTYYQRLKHMVDDKIHSRGRGPVQILTRQPAEGRSRDGGLRFGEMERDCMIAHGAAHFLKERLFDQSDAYRVHVCERCGIIAIANLKKTSFECKGCKNKTDIVQVYIPYACKLLFQELMAMAIAPRMLTKEVKAIKDQKKKGA